A region from the Lycium barbarum isolate Lr01 chromosome 8, ASM1917538v2, whole genome shotgun sequence genome encodes:
- the LOC132607754 gene encoding serine carboxypeptidase-like 51 encodes MDPMLLTNSELIELTRAIAIKIYSKYVQSSRYTPGSNGDLESLMNGAVRKKLKIIPEKEGFLKPMKNVDELLARGVNVTVYNGQLDVICSTNGAEAWVKKLKWEGLKTVSNVERSPLHCGDDKITKGFTKSYKDFHFYWILGAGHFVPVDQPCLELDMVASITQSPAVP; translated from the exons ATGGACCCAATGTTGTTAACAAATTCTGAATTGATTGAATTGACACGAGCAATTGCAATAAAGATATATTCAAAATACGTACAATCTTCGAGGTATACTCCAGGTAGTAATGGTGATCTTGAAAGCTTGATGAATGGTGCTGTTAGAAAGAAACTCAAAATTATCCCAGAAA AAGAAGGCTTTCTCAAACCTATGAAAAAC GTTGATGAACTATTAGCTAGAGGAGTGAATGTAACTGTGTACAATGGGCAA CTTGATGTCATTTGTTCGACTAATGGAGCAGAAGCATGGGTTAAGAAGCTAAA GTGGGAAGGTCTGAAGACTGTCTCGAATGTGGAAAGGAGTCCACTGCATTGTGGGGATGACAAAATTACTAAGGGTTTCACCAAGTCTTATAAGGATTTTCACTTCTATTGGATTCTTGGAGCTGGTCATTTTG TCCCAGTGGATCAACCTTGTTTGGAATTGGATATGGTAGCTAGCATCACTCAGTCACCAGCTGTTCCATAA